The stretch of DNA TGCCCGAGACATCTGATTAATGATGTCTGTGAGAAGCTTAGTTCAGTTTAATCTAGTCAAGTTAACTGAACGTTTCACTCAAAAATCCCTAaaatagggttagggttagtgaaTCAATTCTTTTATGGTTCCACAGCGTTTCAGTGTTCATTAGAACGAAGGAAGAGTTCCACCACAGGTCAACCAATGGAACCAAACAGCtggatcaataaaaacagttcaCTCCCTCTGCACTGGAAGAACTAGAACTGTACCAGGAACTGTGGTGGGGGAACTGGAACTGGAGTTCTTCTGATTTTTCCTGAAATCAAAGCCAAacttgtttttgtatctttatttttattttcacactttaACAAACATTCAAACTGTGCAAATGAAACGAAGAGTCAGACGAGTTCTGTGGGAACCTCCGAGGCCGTagaggagctccagcaggcAGTGTGCCCAGTGTGGGAACTAAACTGGGAACTACACTGGGAACTGTCTCCCTGCTGCCTGTCTCACCGCGCTGCATGTTCAGTACAGTACAGCGGTTTCAGGTTATATCCTGAATTAGCTGCTACAGTTAAACTTCACCTTCACAGGAAACTGACAGGTAACTAACAGATGACTAACAGGTGACTGACCTATTTTGATTGAATGTGGAATCAAAGTTACTGGTTAGTACTGGTTAGCACTGggtctctgctgctcttaaaTGGAAACAGTTCCTCTACTGCGTCCTGCTGGTCTGTACTGGTGTGAACTGGTTTTCTGAGCtcctctgtggctgcagtgggtttcccagcatgccttaGTAAACAGGtaataaacaggaagtaaagCTCGATGCACGGCATCAATAATGAGCAGCAACAACTTCCTCGCTGTGGCGGCCATGTTGGCTGAGTGATATCACCATGGTGATGTCATGGTAACACTGATCCATTCACACATGCTGTTCTGTAGTCCATTAGCCAATCAGAAGAGAACCCGCCCTCCAGTCTCTACAAAGttcactctgattggctgctcccTGCTTGACTCTTGGTCGGCGGCGCTCTCAGACGGACGGgcctcctccactgtcactGATCCTTCCCATCATCCTTTGCCCTGCTGGGCGGGGACAGGTGAGCAGCTTCCAGACCAgcgaggtcagaggtcacacagttCACGATGTCAGGGGTCAGGAAGGTCAGAGGTATCCACAGTAACCTGTCAGCCAACACATATTCTGATTAGTTAACTGGGTCTGGGGGTTAGTAAACCAAGCAGACCATTACAAGTAATCCACAGGTACCCCTGTAAATAGCCCTCAACCCCTGTAACTAGTCTCCAATCCCCTGTAACTAGTCCCCAATCCCCTGTAACTAGTCCCCAATCCCCTGTAACTAGCCCTCAACCCCTGTAACTAGTCCCCAATACCCTGTTACTAGTCCTCAACCCCTATAACTAGTCTCCAATCCCCTGTAACTAGTCCCCAATCCCCTGTAAATAGCCCTCAACCCCTGTAACTAGTCCCCAATACCCTTTAATGAGTCCCCTATCCCCTTTAACTAATCCCCAATCCCCTGTAACTAGTCCCCATTCCCCTTTAACTAGTCCCCTATCCCTTTTAACTAGTCCCCAATCCCCTGTAAATAGCCCTCAACTCCTTTAACTAGTCTCCAATCCCCTTTAATTAGTCCCCTATCCCCTTTAACTAGTCCCCAATCCGCTGTAAATAGCCCTCAACCCCTTTAACTAGTCCCCAATCCCCTTTAATTAGTCCCCTATCCCTTTTAACTAGTCCCCAATCCCCTGTAAATGGCTCTCAACCCCTTTAACTAGTCCCTAATTCCCTTTAATTAGTCCCCTATCCCTTTTAACTAGTCCCCAACCCCCTGTAAATAGCCCTCAACCCCTTTAACTAGTCCCTAATCCCCTTTAATTAGTCCCCTATCCCTTTTAACTAGTCCCCAATCCCCTGTAAATAGCCCTCAACCCCTTTAACTAGTCCCCAATCCCCTTTAATTAGTCCCCTATCCCCTTTAACTAGTCCCCAATCCGCTGTAAATAGCCCTCAACCCCTTTAACTACTCCCCAATGCCCTTTAATTAGTCCCCTATCCCCTGTAAATGGCTCTCAACCCCTTTAACTAGTCCCTAATCCCCTTTAATTAGTCCCCTATCCCTTTTAACTAGTCCCCAATCCCCTGTAAATGGCTCTCAACCCCTTTAACTAGTCCTCAATCCCCTTTAATTAGTCCCCTAGCCCCTTTAACTAGTCCCCAATCCCCTGTAAATAGCCCTCAACCCCTATAACTAGTCCCCAATCCCCTGTAACTAACTAGTTCTCAGGCCTCTGTACCTTGTGTGCGGTCTGACTGACTATGTGGTCACCTTGATGAAGATGGTGTCGTCCTTGATGTAGCTGCCCGTCTCCAGGACGCTCTGGGACACGAAGAGCGGACAGCCGGACGCGATGTTCATCTCTGCCGCCGGAcgcctgaagctgctgctgttgggaTCAGGCTTAAAGGCGTCGCCAAGGTGTTTCCTGGACGGACCCTGGTCCATCAGCATCAGGGTCACCTGAccaccagacagacaggcagagagagagagagacatagagagagagagagacggggatagagagaaaggcagggagagagagagagagagagaaacagggataGAAAGACAGTTTAACCTGTTAACCTGATTAAACTCTCAGTAATCAGTTGGCAAACAGTTGATGACCAATTAGTTAACTAGTCCATAACCATTTACTTATCTAGTACGTAACCAGTCAGTAACCAGTTAATAAACTAGTTGGTAATGAGTTGGTAACCAGACTGATTAGCTGACTGATTGATtagctgactgactgtctgactgattgATTAGCTGACGAGCTGATTGATTGGTACCTTCTGTTTGAAGGGCCATGGCAGCAGGGCGTCGTACTCGCCCCTCATCACCACGAAGAACAGCGACAGGTGCGTCCCCTTGCCCATGCCGTCTCCGTTCAGGTACACCCGGGCGCACATCTTGTAGCCGAAGTATCCGGTGTAGAACGGCTGCGAGTACAGAGACAGCGTCTTCGCCGCCACCGCCTCCTGTTTCCGCCTCTTGTAGTCACGGATCTTCCAGATCAGAGTCCCGTTGTAGCTCGCCGTCTCCAGCACCTGAAAGCGCAGGTCCATGTCGGCCAATCGAATCTCGTGAACACTCAGCATGTCGTCATGTCGGTTCAGCTGAGTCTCCAGGGACGCTGCAGAGAGGCGGATATTCATCACTGAGCATCTGGTAACTagtccccagacctctgtaactagtctcCTCCTCAGTAACTAGTCTCCACCTCAGTAACTAGTCCCCACACCTCTGTAACAAGTCTCCTCCTCAGTAACTAGTCTCCACCTCAGTAACTAGTCCCCACACCTCTGTAACAAGTCTCCTCCTCAGTAACTAGTCTCCACCTCAGTAACTAGTCTCCACCTCAGTAACTAGTCCCCACACCTCTGTAGTTAGTCCCCACCTCAGTAACTAGTCCCTacacctctgtaactagtctcCACCTCTGCAACTAGTTCTCACACCCCAGTAACTAGTCCCCAGACCTCAGTAACTAGTCTCCTCCTCAGTAACTAGTCTCCACCTCAGTAACTAGTCTCCACCTCAGTAACTAGTCTCCACCTCAGTAACTAGTCCCCACACCTCTGTAGTTAGTCCCCACCTCAGTAACTAGTCCCTacacctctgtaactagtctcCACCTCTGCAACTAGTTCTCACACCCCAGTAACTAGTCCCCAGACCTCAGTAACTAGTCTCCTCCTCAGTGACTAGTCCCCacacctctgtaactagtctcCTCCTCAGTAACTAGTCTCCACACCTCTGTAACTAATTGTCACACCTCAGTAACTAGTCCCCATACTTCTGTAACTAGTCTCCATCTCAGTAACTAGTCCCCACACCTCTGTAGTTAGTCCCCACCTCAGTAACTAGTCCCCACACCTCTGTAACAAGTCTCCTCCTCAGTAACTAGTCTCCACCTCAGTAACTAGTCCCCACACCTCTGTAACAAGTCTCCTCCTCAGTAACTAGTGTCCACCTCAGTAACTAGTCCCCACACCTCTGTAGTTAGTCCCCACCTCAGTAACTAGTCCCTacacctctgtaactagtctcCTCCTCAGTAACTAGTCTCCACACTCTGTAACTAATTGTCACACCTCAGTAACTAGTCCCTacacctctgtaactagtctcCACCTCTGCAACTAGTTCTCACACCCCAGTAACTAGTCCCCACACCCCAGTAACTAGTCCCCACACCTCTGCAACTAGTTCTCAGACCTCTGTAACTGGTCTTCTCCTCAGTAACTAGTCCCCacacctctgtaactagtctcCTCCTCAGTAACTAGTCTCCACACCTCTGTAACTAATTCTCACACCTCAGTAACTAGTCCCCATACTTCTGTAACTAGTCTCCACCTCAGTAACTAGTCCCCACACCTCTGCAACTAATTCCCACACCCCAGTAACTagtccccagacctctgtaactagtctcCTCCTCAGTAACTAGTCTCCACCTCAGTAACTAGTCCCCacacctctgtaactagtctcCTCCTCAGTAACTAGTCTCCACCTCATTAACTAGTCCCCACACCTGTAATTAGTCCCCACCTCAGTAACTAGTTCCCacacctctgtaactagtctcCTCCTCAGTAACTAGTCTCCACCTCAGTAACTagtccccagacctctgtaactagtctcCTCCTCAGTAACTAGTTTCCacacctctgtaactagtcccctCCTCAGTAACTAGTTTCCacacctctgtaactagtcccctCCTCAGTAACTAGTCTCCACACCTCTGCAACTAATTCTCACACCTCAGTAACTAGTCCCCAtacctctgtaactagtctcCACCTCAGTAACTAGTCTCCTCCTCAGTAACTAGTCTCCACACCTCTGTAACTAATTCTCACACCTCAGTAACTAGTCCCCATACTTCTGTAACTAGTCTCCACCTCAGTAACTAGTCCCCACACCTCTGCAACTAATTCCCACACCCCAGTAACTAGTCTCCACACCTCTGTAACTAATTCTCACACCTCAGTAACTAGTCCCCATACTTCTGTAACTAGTCTCCACCTCAGTAACTAGTCCCCacacctctgtaactagtctcCTCCTCAGTAACTAGTCTTCACACCTCTGTAACTAATTCTCACACCTCAGTAACTAGTCCCCATACTTCTGTAACTAGTCTCCACCTCAGTAACTAGTCCCCACACCTCTGCAACTAATTCCCACACCCCAGTAACTAATCTCCACACCTCTGTAACTAATTCTCACACCTCAGTAACTAGTCCCCATACTTCTGTAACTAGTCTCCACCTCAGTAACTAGTCCCTACACCTCTGCAACTAATTCCCACACCCCAGTAACTagtccccagacctctgtaactagtctcCTCCTCAGTAACTAGTCTCCACCTCAGTAACTAGTCCCCacacctctgtaactagtctcCTCCTCAGTAACTAGTCTCCACCTCATTAACTAGTCCCCACACCTGTAATTAGTCCCCacacctctgtaactagtcccctCCTCAGTAACTAGTCTCCACCTCAGTAACTAGTCCCCAtacctctgtaactagtctcCTCCTCAGTAACTAGTTTCCACACCTCTGTAACTAATTCTCACATCTCAGTAACTAGTCCCCACACCTCTGTAACTATATCCCACATGTCTGACTACTAGTAACTAGTccccagcgtgtgtgtgtgtgttctgacccagagtgtgtgttgtggatcCAGTTCCACTGCGTCCCCCTTGTTCCAGAGCGTTCAGTCTCGTCCGGACGTTCTCCAGCGTTCCTCTAAGGTTCTCCACGTCATCTCTTAGCATACGGACAGAACGAAGCTCCAGCTCGAGCTCCATCAGCTTCTCTGAGTGAGAGCTCATCAGGTTCTGTAGGAAGAGAGAGACGAttagctgctggctgctggtcTGGTTGTTAAATATCCCGTCAGATTCTACTTCCTGTCCGtcagctgctttcactgttACTCACTGTAGACAGTACTCTGGTGGAGTACAGTACTATGTACAATACTGTCTACATTGCAGTAGTGGAGGACAGTGCTATATAcagtgcagcagtggaggacagTACTGTCTAcagtgcagcagtggaggacagTACTGTCTACAGTGCAGCAGTGAAGGACAGTACTGTCTAcagtgcagcagtggaggacagTACTGTCTAcagtgcagcagtggaggacagTACTGTCTAcagtgcagcagtggaggacagTACTGTCTACAGTGTAGCAGTGGAGGACAGtactgtttacagtgcagcagtggaggacagTACTATATATAgtgcagcagtggaggacagTACTGTCTAcagtgcagcagtggaggacagTACTGTctacagagcagcagtgaaggACAGTACTGTCTACAGTGCAGCAGTGAAGGACAGTACTGTCTAcagtgcagcagtggaggacagTACTGTCTACAGTACAGGCTGATCGGTGTCATAAAGGTCTGAGCTATTCACTGACTTCATTTCAGGTTTTACGATATTTCTTCTGTTCACATGTGATGGAGTGTGAAAAGGTTCTGTGAACACACCTGAGAACAGCGTGTTACCTGCATGGTGGCCAGTTTCTGCTCCGTCTGTCGGTTCTTCTCTCGCAGCTCGTCGTTCTGGTTCTCCAGTTCAGACAGACGACTGCTGAGAGCAGGAAGCAGCTTGTACCTCTCCAACAGCTCGCCTTTAACATCCTCCACCTGgaaacaccacacagacacccaACAGGCCTCTGAAACCCCCACCCTCAGCAGTCAGGCCAGCCCGCACTGAAAACCCCCCCCAACTGGTAGCCATGGTTACCTCTGTCTGGTTCGGTTGCTATGGTTACCCCGTGTGGTGGGATTGCTACGGTTACTTCTGTCTGGTTTGGTTGCTACGGCTACCCCGTGTGGTTGGGTTGCCATGGTTACCTTGCTCTCTAAGGTGGAGGTTCTGGTGGCCATCATCCTCAGGTGTTCGGCTGCACAGGTGGACTCATGCTGCCTCATGTCCTGATTCAGAGCCTGAAGTGAGACACAGAACATACGGtacactggaggaggaggaggaggaggagagaggaggagggaggaggagggaggagcaggagtaggagagaggaggaagaggagagaggagcaggagcagagaggaggaagaggagggaggagcaggaggagagaggaggaagaggagggaggagcagcaggagagaggaggaagaggagagaggaggaagaggagggaggagcaggaggagagaggaggaagaggagggaggagcaggaggagagaggaggaagaggagggaggagcagcaggagagaggaggaagaggagagaggaggaagaggagggaggagcaggaggagagaggaggaagaggagagaggagagaggaggaaggagcaggaggagaggaggaagaggagagaggaggaaggagcaggaggagagaggaggaagaggagagaggaggagggaggagcaggaggagagaggaggaagaggagagaggaggaagaggagagaagaggagagaggaggagagaggaggaagaggagagaagaggaagaggagagaggaggagggaggagcaggaggagaggggaggaagaggagggaggagcaggaggagagaggaggaagaggagggaggagcaggaggtaCCTTGAAGGTGCAGCCGTAGCGGTGGAACTGGCAGCTGACCTGGGCTTTGGGACAGTCGTGCTGGTGAGTTGACAGCTGGAACACAAAAGCAGTTGGTCAGTCAGGTTAACCAGGTTAACCGGGTTAACCAGGCAGCACCAACTAAAGTGATCCAGTCCACTGATTGGTTGGTACCTCGCTCCGGggcagggaggagaaggagcagtgGTTCGGACACGGCACCGGGAACGCCGGACACACCGTCTCCTTGTGTTTCTGGAAGCAGAAACTTTGTTATGTTCATCGTCACGGAAACGTCGGACCAGAATCAGACCGAGACCCAGAGTTCCAATGGGCTCCTCAGACAGGTCCCAACTAGTCCCAGCCTCTCTAACTAGTCCCAGACCCTTTAAGTAGTCCCAGAGCTCTCCAACTAGTCCCAGAGCACTCTACCTAGTCCCTGACCTCTCTAATTAGTCCCAGAGCTCTCCAACTAGTCCCATtcctctgtaactagtcccagcGCACTCTACCCAGCCCCTGACCTCTCTAACTAGTCCCCGACCTCTCTAACTAGTCCCAGAGCTCTCTAATTAGTCCCAGAGCACTCCAACTAGTCCCATTTCTCCGTAACTAGTCCTAGAGCTGTGGGCGGTCCACCTGCGGCAGGTGTGCGGTGATGTCACAGCGTACCTGCAGGTCCGTCAGAGGCATCTTGCTCAGGCAGAACTCACAGCTGGACTCTCTCTGTTTACACTTCCAGCTCAGGTGCTCGGGGATCTCCTTCCTCATCATCCGCTCCTTACACTTCCCCAGCGGGCACGGGACCTCGAAGAACGGACACACCGTCAGGTGGTCCTACGGGGGCAGgtgggagggagacagacaggtcagagacagagagagacaggtgagagggagagagacaggtcaggGGGAGGCACACAGGTtagagagaagcagacaggtgagagagaaacagacaggtgagagagagacacacaggtgagagagagacacacacgtgagagagagacacacacgtgagagagagacacacacaggtcaaagagagagacacacaggtgagatagagacacacaggtgagagagagagacacacaggtgagagagagagacacacaggtgagagagagacaggtgagagagagagacacacaggtgagagagagacacgggtgagagagaggcacacaggtgagagagaggcacacaggtgagagagagagacacacaggtgagagagagacacgggtgagagagaggcacacaggtgagagagagacacacaggtcagagagagacacacaggtcagagagagacacacacaggtcagagagagacaggtgagagagagagagacaggtgagagggagacaggcaggtgagagggagacaagcaggtgagagagagacagacaggtgagagggagacagacaggtgagagggaaagagacaggtgagagacagacagacaggtgagagagagagagagataggtgagagagagagagacaggtgggagggagacaggcaggtgggagggagagagacaggtcagagacaaagagagacaggtgagagggagagagaaacaggtgagagggagagagaaacaggtgagagggaaagagacgagtgagtgagagagagagagacaggtgggagggagacaggcaggtgagagggagagagacagaaaggtgaGAAGGAGACaggctgtctctctgtctctccctcgtgtgtctctctctctgtctctctctctctctctctctccctgtctctctctctctctccccgtttctctctctctctccccgtttctctctctctccctgtctctctctctctctacctgtctctctctcccctgtctctctacctgtctctctctctccccgtctctctctctctctctccctgtctctctctccccgtttctctctctgtctccctgtctctctctccccgtctctgtctctctacctgtctctctctctccctgtctctctctctctctccccgtttctctctctctctctccctgtctctctctctccctgtctctctctctccccgtttctctctctctctctacctgtctctctttctccccgtctctctctctctccctgtctctctctctctctccccgtttctctctctctctacctgtctctttctccccgtctctctctctctccctgtctctctctctccccgtttctctctctctctctacctgtctctctttctccccgtctctctctctctctccctgtctctctttctccccgtctctctctctctctctccctgtctctctctctccctgtctctctctctccccgtttctctctctctctctacctgtctctctttctccccgtctctctctctctccctgtctctctctctctctccccgtttctctctctctctacctgtctctttctccccgtctctctctctctccctgtctctctctctccccgtttctctctctctctctccctgtctctctttctccccgtctctctctctctctctccctgtctctctttctccccgtctctctctctctccctgtctctctctctccctgtgttgTATTGGCCGTGTTGCCCTCTGAGCTCATGTCTGTTGTTGAATACTCGACTCTGATTGGTCCGTGACGGCAGTGTGTTAtttctgactgacagactgttgCCATGGACGCGGTTGAGACAGCGGAAGCAACAGCATCATTTCTAAATCACTAAAATGTGCCAGTCAATATTTAGTCACGTGATCAGCGGGATGGCGTACAGCGAGCGGCGGTTTGCTCGTCACGTGGTCACCGTCAGTGAGCCCACTTTGTTCTACATCCTTCACTGACAGAACCATTTAGTCGTGATTGATCGATTGACTCCAGATAAAACGTCATCTTTACGGGGGTGAACTGTCCACATTAAGGATTTATGTGGGACGcctcacagccaatcagatggcAGGATTCTGTGTTGCTGTGGTAACAGTCGCACTCACAGGGATCTGTTGCAGACTCATCTGCTCCTGGCAGCCGTTGGCTCTGCTGCGGCAGTAGACCTTCAGCGCCATGATCTCCCGATGGCAGCAAACGTCTCTGAAGATCTGGAACACAAACGCAGCACCGTCAAGAACTGATCGCAATCATCAGCAATCGATCGGTAACCATGACAGCCATCTCtgctgtgatgtcacttcctgcccACCTTGTCTTTGAACAGCGGTTCCATGTCGGCGGGACAGACCGGGTTAGGATGGCTGCAAGGGGAGACAGGACACACTGGTTTAACTGGAGAGCAGCACCACGCCATCCCataaaacaccagaaacacCACAGTCCAGAGCTTCAATGTTCAGCCGACCTCGCTGCCTGTCGACCAGCATCACCTGCAGAGGTCTGATGGTAGACAGGAGGTAACAAACACCTGGAGGAGCACCTGGGCCTCCtcctgctggggaggaggaggtgaaccCTCCAGGTGACCTCCTGCTGCAACACCTGCCAACAAcgacagtgatgtcacagtgttgtCATAGAGATGGACAGGTTGCGGGGAGGGGCCTCTCAGCTCAGTCTGGTCCAGGTGCAGCTTCAAGTGGAGCTTCCTGTCTGAGACGACTTCCAGGTGAGCGAAGGTGAGGACGGGCAGCTCTGACACCTGGTTGGTGGAAGCTGCTCCCCCTGAGCACAGGTAAGTACTCTATTTATCCAGCTCCGGCAGTATTCACTGATTGGTGCTGTTTGTCACCTGTGCAGGTGagcatgctgcacacacagcatggtGGGGTCGCCTGAACGTACTCAGACAGCAGAGCGGGGGGGTGGACCTGTGAGCTGAGAGCTACGGTGCACACACCTGGAAACCACTTCCTGTCTACCTGTCCGTCTCACCTGAGGTTGTCGTTGATGCAGCTCTGACAGAAGCGGTGACCGCACTCGGTCTGTCGCGGCTGACACAGGACCAGCCGGCAGGACTCACACCGGTACTTCACTTCAGGGGGGTCCACGAAGTGATCTCTGAACCCCCCCTGGAGAGGCAGgaaacctgcagacacacacacctgaggtcactcacctggacacacacacacacacacacctcaggttGAGATGTTGAAGTGTTTACCTGGTGAAGCGGCAGGGTCGCTGGGAGGCCAGGGATTGGCTGGGCGATGAGAGGGTGGGGTAATGGGTGGGGCCACTGATAGGGGCGTGGCCAGGGAgggcgccacctgctggaggggAATCTGCACCTCCCTCCCGTCAGCACTCCTCCCCGCTGACATGACCTGAGGGGGGGTCAGAGTGGACGAGTTAACAAGGTAACGGTTAACTAACCAACTGACACGCAGGCGTAACAACAAGAATCAACGTTCGTCTGACAGG from Pempheris klunzingeri isolate RE-2024b chromosome 13, fPemKlu1.hap1, whole genome shotgun sequence encodes:
- the traf3 gene encoding TNF receptor-associated factor 3, which codes for MSAGRSADGREVQIPLQQVAPSLATPLSVAPPITPPSHRPANPWPPSDPAASPGFLPLQGGFRDHFVDPPEVKYRCESCRLVLCQPRQTECGHRFCQSCINDNLSHPNPVCPADMEPLFKDKIFRDVCCHREIMALKVYCRSRANGCQEQMSLQQIPDHLTVCPFFEVPCPLGKCKERMMRKEIPEHLSWKCKQRESSCEFCLSKMPLTDLQKHKETVCPAFPVPCPNHCSFSSLPRSELSTHQHDCPKAQVSCQFHRYGCTFKALNQDMRQHESTCAAEHLRMMATRTSTLESKVEDVKGELLERYKLLPALSSRLSELENQNDELREKNRQTEQKLATMQNLMSSHSEKLMELELELRSVRMLRDDVENLRGTLENVRTRLNALEQGGRSGTGSTTHTLASLETQLNRHDDMLSVHEIRLADMDLRFQVLETASYNGTLIWKIRDYKRRKQEAVAAKTLSLYSQPFYTGYFGYKMCARVYLNGDGMGKGTHLSLFFVVMRGEYDALLPWPFKQKVTLMLMDQGPSRKHLGDAFKPDPNSSSFRRPAAEMNIASGCPLFVSQSVLETGSYIKDDTIFIKVTVDTSDLPDP